The following are from one region of the Streptomyces rubrogriseus genome:
- a CDS encoding TatD family hydrolase, whose translation MPSNASGRSDKDGAPPLPEPLRVPVADSHTHLDMQSGTVEEALAKAASVGVTTVVQVGCDLAGSRWAAETAAAHDAVHATVALHPNEAPRIVHGDPDGWSRQGAREPGGDAALDDALAEIDRLAALPQVKGVGETGLDYFRTGPEGKEAQERSFRAHIEIAKRHGKTLVIHDRDAHTDVLRVLKEEGAPERTVFHCYSGDAEMAGICARAGYYMSFAGNVTFKNAQNLRDALAVAPPELVLVETDAPFLTPAPYRGRPNAPYLVPVTVRAMADVRGVGEDTLATALAANTARAFGY comes from the coding sequence ATGCCTTCGAACGCCTCCGGCCGGTCCGACAAGGACGGCGCGCCCCCGCTCCCCGAGCCCCTCCGGGTCCCGGTCGCCGACTCGCACACCCACCTCGACATGCAGTCCGGCACGGTCGAGGAGGCACTCGCCAAGGCCGCGTCGGTCGGTGTCACGACCGTCGTCCAGGTCGGCTGCGACCTCGCGGGGTCCCGCTGGGCCGCCGAGACCGCGGCGGCGCACGACGCCGTCCACGCCACCGTCGCCCTGCACCCGAACGAGGCGCCGCGCATCGTGCACGGGGACCCCGACGGCTGGTCCCGGCAGGGCGCGCGCGAGCCCGGCGGTGACGCGGCCCTCGACGACGCCCTCGCGGAGATCGACCGGCTCGCCGCCCTCCCGCAGGTCAAGGGCGTCGGCGAGACGGGTCTCGACTACTTCCGCACCGGCCCGGAGGGCAAGGAAGCCCAGGAGCGGTCCTTCCGCGCCCACATCGAGATCGCCAAGCGGCACGGCAAGACCCTGGTCATCCACGACCGCGACGCCCACACCGACGTCCTGCGCGTCCTGAAGGAGGAGGGCGCCCCCGAGCGCACCGTCTTCCACTGCTACTCCGGGGACGCCGAGATGGCCGGGATCTGCGCCCGCGCCGGGTACTACATGTCCTTCGCCGGCAACGTCACCTTCAAGAACGCCCAGAACCTGCGCGACGCCCTCGCCGTGGCCCCGCCGGAGCTGGTCCTGGTGGAGACCGACGCGCCGTTCCTGACGCCGGCGCCCTACCGGGGGCGGCCGAACGCCCCCTACCTGGTGCCGGTCACGGTGCGTGCCATGGCCGACGTACGGGGCGTCGGCGAGGACACCCTGGCGACCGCCCTCGCCGCGAACACGGCCCGCGCCTTCGGCTACTGA
- the rsmA gene encoding 16S rRNA (adenine(1518)-N(6)/adenine(1519)-N(6))-dimethyltransferase RsmA codes for MSSPTPDALLGPADVRELAAALGVRPTKQRGQNFVIDANTVRRIVRTAEVRPDDVVVEVGPGLGSLTLALLEAADRVTAVEIDDVLAGALPATVAARMPARADRFALVHSDAMHVRELPGPAPTALVANLPYNVAVPVLLHMLDTFPGIERTLVMVQAEVADRLAAGPGSKVYGVPSVKANWYAEVKRAGSIGRNVFWPAPNVDSGLVSLVRRSEPLRTTASKAEVFAVVDAAFAQRRKTLRAALAGWAGSAAAAEAALVGAGVSPQARGEALTVEEFARIAEHKV; via the coding sequence GTGAGCAGCCCCACCCCCGACGCCCTCCTGGGTCCCGCCGACGTCCGCGAACTCGCGGCGGCCCTCGGCGTACGCCCCACCAAGCAGCGCGGCCAGAACTTCGTCATCGACGCCAACACGGTCCGCCGTATCGTCCGCACCGCCGAGGTACGCCCCGACGACGTGGTGGTCGAGGTGGGACCGGGTCTCGGCTCGCTCACCCTGGCCCTGCTGGAGGCCGCCGACCGGGTCACCGCCGTCGAGATCGACGACGTGCTCGCCGGTGCCCTGCCCGCCACCGTCGCCGCCCGCATGCCGGCGCGCGCCGACCGGTTCGCGCTCGTGCACTCCGACGCGATGCACGTGCGAGAGCTGCCCGGCCCCGCACCGACCGCCCTGGTCGCGAACCTCCCCTACAACGTCGCCGTTCCCGTCCTCCTCCACATGCTCGACACCTTCCCGGGCATCGAGCGCACCCTCGTCATGGTGCAGGCCGAGGTCGCCGACCGGCTGGCCGCCGGACCCGGCTCGAAGGTGTACGGCGTGCCGTCCGTGAAGGCCAACTGGTACGCGGAGGTCAAGCGGGCCGGGTCCATCGGCCGCAACGTCTTCTGGCCCGCGCCCAACGTCGACAGCGGGCTCGTGTCACTCGTCCGGCGCAGCGAACCGCTGAGGACCACCGCGTCCAAGGCCGAGGTCTTCGCCGTCGTCGACGCCGCCTTCGCCCAGCGCCGCAAGACCCTGCGGGCCGCGCTCGCCGGGTGGGCCGGATCGGCCGCCGCCGCCGAGGCCGCGCTCGTCGGCGCGGGCGTGTCGCCGCAGGCGCGCGGAGAGGCGCTGACCGTGGAAGAGTTCGCGCGTATCGCCGAGCACAAGGTGTAG
- a CDS encoding 4-(cytidine 5'-diphospho)-2-C-methyl-D-erythritol kinase: MSVTVRVPAKVNVQLAVGAARPDGFHDLANVFLAVSLYDEITATPAADGLRVTCEGPDAGQVPLDRTNLAARAAEALAARYGRAPDVHLHIAKDIPVAGGMAGGSADGAGALLACDALWGTGAGREELLEICAGLGSDVPFSLVGGAALGTGRGERLAELEVGGDFHWVFALAARGLSTPAVFREFDRLGEGLDIPEPVADQAVLDALAKGDAAALAVAVSNDLQPAALSLFPELSDTLAAGRAAGALAALVSGSGPTTAFLATDARSASDIAGVLRASGTCRDVRTAVGAAAGATVLD, from the coding sequence GTGAGCGTGACGGTCCGCGTTCCCGCCAAGGTCAACGTCCAGCTCGCGGTCGGCGCCGCCCGCCCCGACGGCTTCCACGACCTGGCCAACGTCTTCCTCGCCGTCTCCCTGTACGACGAGATCACCGCCACCCCGGCCGCCGACGGGCTCCGCGTCACCTGCGAGGGGCCCGACGCCGGCCAGGTCCCCCTGGACCGCACCAACCTCGCGGCGCGCGCGGCCGAGGCGCTGGCCGCGCGGTACGGCCGCGCACCCGACGTCCACCTCCACATCGCCAAGGACATCCCCGTCGCCGGCGGCATGGCGGGGGGCAGCGCCGACGGCGCGGGCGCGCTGCTCGCCTGCGACGCCCTGTGGGGCACCGGCGCCGGTCGCGAGGAGCTGCTCGAGATCTGCGCCGGGCTGGGCAGCGACGTGCCGTTCAGCCTGGTCGGCGGGGCGGCGCTGGGCACCGGGCGGGGGGAACGGCTGGCGGAGCTGGAGGTGGGGGGCGACTTCCACTGGGTGTTCGCGCTGGCCGCGCGGGGACTGTCGACGCCGGCCGTCTTCCGCGAGTTCGACCGGCTGGGCGAGGGCCTGGACATTCCCGAGCCGGTCGCCGACCAGGCGGTGCTCGACGCGCTGGCCAAGGGCGACGCCGCGGCGCTCGCCGTCGCCGTCTCCAACGACCTCCAGCCCGCCGCGCTCTCCCTCTTCCCCGAGCTGTCCGACACCCTCGCCGCGGGACGGGCGGCCGGAGCGCTGGCGGCCCTGGTCTCGGGCTCCGGGCCGACGACGGCGTTCCTCGCGACCGACGCCAGATCCGCCTCCGACATCGCGGGGGTGCTGCGGGCCTCGGGGACCTGCCGGGACGTGCGTACGGCGGTGGGGGCGGCGGCGGGGGCCACGGTCCTGGACTGA
- a CDS encoding ABC-F family ATP-binding cassette domain-containing protein, giving the protein MAVNLVNVENVSKVYGTRALLDGVSLGVSEGDRIGVVGRNGDGKTTMIRMLARLEEPDTGRVTHSGGLRLGVLTQHDSLDPAATVRHEVIGDMADHEWAGNAKVRDVLTGLFGGLDMPGFPQGLDTVIGPLSGGERRRIALAKLLIEEQDLVVLDEPTNHLDVEGIAWLARHLRERRSALVCVTHDRWFLDQVCTRMWDVQRGDVYEYEGGYSDYVFARAERERIAATEETKRQNLVRKELAWLRRGAPARTSKPRFRVEAANELIADVPPPRDSSELMKFASSRLGKTVFDLEDVTVQAGPKVLLKHVTWQLGPGDRIGLVGVNGAGKTSLLRAMAEAARSEGERQPAGGQVKVGRTVKLAYLSQEVAELDPDWRVLEAVQRVRERVDLGKGREMTAGQLCETFGFGKEKQWTPVGDLSGGERRRLQLLRLLMDEPNVLFLDEPTNDLDIETLTQLEDVLDGWPGSMIVISHDRFFVERTTDRVFALLGDGALRMLPRGIDEYLERRRRMEEAATSSAPAVAAKPAAAVPEKSAADVRAAKKELQKIERQLDKVSEKETKLHARIAENATDFAKVAELDAELRELTGQRDELELRWLELAEDA; this is encoded by the coding sequence ATGGCCGTCAATCTGGTCAATGTCGAGAACGTCAGCAAGGTGTACGGCACCCGTGCACTCCTCGACGGCGTGTCCCTCGGCGTCTCCGAGGGCGACCGCATCGGTGTCGTCGGGCGCAACGGCGACGGCAAGACGACCATGATCCGGATGCTGGCCAGGCTGGAGGAGCCCGACACCGGGCGGGTCACCCACTCCGGCGGGCTGCGGCTCGGTGTGCTCACCCAGCACGACTCCCTCGACCCCGCCGCCACCGTCCGGCACGAGGTCATCGGCGACATGGCCGACCACGAGTGGGCGGGCAACGCCAAGGTCCGGGACGTGCTGACCGGGCTGTTCGGCGGGCTCGACATGCCGGGGTTCCCGCAGGGGCTCGACACCGTGATCGGTCCGCTCTCCGGTGGTGAGCGGCGCCGGATCGCGCTGGCCAAGCTTCTCATCGAGGAGCAGGACCTGGTCGTCCTCGACGAGCCCACCAACCACCTCGACGTCGAGGGCATCGCCTGGCTCGCCCGGCATCTGCGCGAGCGGCGCTCCGCGCTCGTCTGCGTCACCCACGACCGGTGGTTCCTCGACCAGGTCTGCACCCGCATGTGGGACGTGCAGCGCGGTGACGTCTACGAGTACGAGGGCGGTTACTCCGACTACGTCTTCGCCCGTGCCGAGCGCGAGCGCATCGCCGCCACCGAGGAGACCAAGCGGCAGAACCTGGTCCGCAAGGAGCTGGCCTGGCTGCGGCGCGGGGCGCCCGCCCGCACCTCCAAGCCCCGCTTCCGCGTCGAGGCCGCCAACGAGCTGATCGCCGACGTGCCGCCGCCCCGCGACAGCAGCGAGCTGATGAAGTTCGCCTCGTCCCGGCTCGGCAAGACCGTGTTCGACCTGGAGGACGTCACCGTCCAGGCCGGTCCCAAGGTGCTGCTCAAGCACGTCACCTGGCAGCTCGGCCCCGGCGACCGCATCGGCCTGGTCGGTGTCAACGGCGCCGGCAAGACCTCCCTGCTGCGGGCCATGGCCGAGGCCGCCCGCAGCGAGGGCGAGCGGCAGCCGGCGGGCGGGCAGGTGAAGGTCGGCAGGACCGTCAAGCTGGCGTACCTGTCGCAGGAGGTCGCCGAGCTGGACCCGGACTGGCGGGTGCTGGAGGCCGTACAGCGCGTCCGCGAGCGCGTCGACCTCGGCAAGGGCCGCGAGATGACCGCGGGGCAGCTGTGCGAGACCTTCGGCTTCGGCAAGGAGAAGCAGTGGACGCCGGTCGGCGACCTGTCCGGCGGTGAGCGGCGGCGGCTCCAGCTGCTGCGGCTGCTCATGGACGAGCCCAACGTCCTCTTCCTCGACGAGCCCACCAACGACCTCGACATCGAGACCCTGACCCAGCTGGAGGACGTCCTCGACGGCTGGCCCGGCTCGATGATCGTCATCTCCCACGACCGGTTCTTCGTCGAGCGCACCACCGACCGGGTCTTCGCCCTGCTCGGCGACGGCGCGCTGCGCATGCTGCCGCGCGGCATCGACGAGTACCTGGAGCGGCGCAGGCGCATGGAGGAGGCCGCCACCTCGAGCGCTCCGGCCGTGGCGGCCAAGCCCGCCGCCGCCGTGCCCGAGAAGAGCGCCGCCGACGTGCGCGCCGCCAAGAAGGAGCTCCAGAAGATCGAGCGGCAGCTGGACAAGGTCTCCGAGAAGGAGACCAAGCTGCACGCCCGAATCGCCGAGAACGCCACGGACTTCGCGAAGGTGGCCGAACTGGACGCCGAGCTGCGCGAGCTGACGGGGCAGCGCGACGAGCTGGAACTGCGCTGGCTGGAACTGGCCGAGGACGCCTGA